The Achromobacter deleyi genome has a window encoding:
- a CDS encoding copper resistance protein NlpE N-terminal domain-containing protein, translating to MAARVDIVSRSRKLSVMGLLLAGTVIGAAGCAKQKTEGYYDLPAESTVTDAQYQGSGAGYRSVIRAPSQVQIALKPDARKQQNQAPQANPAGETTEDGQAVPEGAEASSASTASAAAPASAAPASSAPAPNAASQSLVPQPQTYMGTLPCFSPAMQCTAQRVTLTLAPNGRWRGRTAYLENDPKKGPPVSEQGCWDATDERPPRVILMDGQGNVRVEFLVAANNVLRVRSIGGQTPNLNYNLTRQPDLDPIDELAKAAAPKCP from the coding sequence ATGGCCGCGCGCGTCGACATCGTTTCCCGCTCCCGCAAACTCAGCGTCATGGGGCTGCTGCTAGCGGGCACCGTGATAGGCGCGGCAGGCTGCGCCAAGCAGAAAACCGAAGGCTATTACGACCTGCCCGCGGAAAGCACGGTAACCGATGCCCAGTACCAGGGATCCGGCGCCGGCTACCGCAGCGTCATCCGCGCGCCGTCGCAAGTGCAGATCGCGCTCAAGCCCGACGCCCGCAAGCAGCAGAACCAGGCTCCGCAAGCCAATCCCGCCGGCGAGACCACCGAAGACGGCCAAGCCGTGCCGGAAGGCGCCGAAGCCAGCTCCGCCAGCACCGCGTCCGCCGCTGCCCCGGCATCCGCCGCCCCGGCATCGTCCGCCCCCGCGCCCAATGCCGCCTCGCAAAGCCTGGTGCCGCAACCGCAAACCTATATGGGCACCTTGCCGTGCTTCTCGCCGGCCATGCAGTGCACGGCGCAGCGCGTGACGCTGACCCTGGCGCCCAACGGCCGCTGGCGCGGCCGCACGGCATACCTGGAAAACGATCCCAAGAAGGGTCCGCCGGTGTCCGAACAAGGCTGCTGGGACGCCACCGACGAACGCCCGCCGCGCGTCATCCTGATGGACGGCCAGGGCAATGTCCGCGTGGAATTCCTGGTTGCCGCCAACAACGTGCTGCGCGTGCGCTCCATCGGCGGCCAGACGCCCAACCTGAACTACAACCTGACCCGCCAGCCGGATCTGGACCCGATCGACGAACTGGCCAAGGCCGCCGCGCCCAAGTGTCCTTGA
- the panC gene encoding pantoate--beta-alanine ligase has product MKVVHTIQELRDHLRGQNRVSFVPTMGNLHEGHLSLMKLARQHGDPVVASIFVNRLQFGPNEDFDQYPRTLAADIEKLEQARDVYVLFAPNEREMYPEPQSYRVQPPDDLGDILEGEFRPGFFEGVSTVVLKLFSCVQPRVAVFGKKDYQQLMVVRNMCRQFQLPVEVLAHETVRAGDGLALSSRNRYLSDAERAEAPALYAELQGIGRRLAQGERDAAALERDAVQHLTQRGWTVDYVALRRQRDLKRPEAADLQAGEPVVALAAAKLGATRLIDNLELAYTA; this is encoded by the coding sequence TTGAAAGTCGTACACACCATCCAGGAATTGCGCGATCACCTGCGCGGACAGAATCGCGTGTCGTTCGTGCCCACCATGGGCAACCTGCATGAAGGCCACCTGTCGCTGATGAAGCTGGCGCGCCAGCATGGCGATCCCGTGGTGGCCAGCATCTTCGTGAACCGCCTGCAGTTCGGTCCGAACGAGGATTTCGACCAATACCCCCGCACGCTGGCCGCCGACATCGAGAAGCTGGAGCAGGCGCGCGACGTCTATGTGCTGTTCGCGCCCAACGAGCGCGAGATGTATCCCGAACCGCAAAGCTACCGGGTGCAGCCGCCGGACGACCTGGGCGATATCCTGGAAGGCGAGTTCCGCCCGGGGTTCTTCGAAGGCGTCAGCACCGTGGTGCTGAAGCTGTTTTCCTGCGTGCAGCCGCGGGTGGCCGTGTTCGGCAAGAAGGACTACCAGCAGCTGATGGTGGTGCGCAACATGTGCCGCCAGTTCCAGCTGCCCGTGGAGGTGCTGGCCCACGAGACCGTGCGCGCCGGCGACGGCCTGGCGCTGTCTTCGCGCAACCGCTACCTGAGCGATGCGGAACGCGCCGAGGCGCCGGCCCTGTATGCGGAACTGCAGGGCATCGGCCGCCGGCTGGCCCAGGGGGAGCGCGACGCCGCCGCCCTGGAGCGCGACGCCGTTCAGCACCTGACCCAGCGCGGCTGGACGGTGGACTACGTGGCGCTGCGCCGCCAGCGCGACCTGAAGCGCCCCGAGGCCGCCGACCTGCAGGCCGGTGAACCCGTCGTGGCGCTGGCCGCCGCCAAGCTGGGCGCCACCCGCCTGATCGACAACCTGGAACTGGCCTACACGGCCTGA
- the coaE gene encoding dephospho-CoA kinase (Dephospho-CoA kinase (CoaE) performs the final step in coenzyme A biosynthesis.) codes for MFKIGLTGGIGSGKSRVADMLAEWGAALVDTDEIARTLTAAQGAAMPAIEREFGPGALTSEGALNRGWMRDQAFADPRVRLRLEAVLHPIIGRETERQAAAASGSYLVFVVPLLVESLARWRSRVDRICVVDCDPETQVARVQQRSGLTEPDIRRIMAAQAARASRLEVADDVIINDGTTSPEQLRAQALTLHDRWLALATTTGR; via the coding sequence ATGTTCAAGATTGGTCTCACGGGCGGTATCGGTTCGGGCAAGTCCCGCGTGGCGGACATGCTGGCGGAATGGGGCGCGGCCCTGGTCGATACCGACGAGATCGCGCGCACGCTGACCGCCGCGCAGGGCGCGGCCATGCCGGCGATCGAGCGCGAATTCGGCCCGGGGGCGCTGACCTCCGAAGGCGCGCTGAACCGTGGATGGATGCGCGATCAGGCGTTCGCGGATCCGCGGGTCCGCTTGCGGCTGGAAGCCGTGCTGCATCCCATCATCGGCCGCGAAACCGAACGCCAGGCCGCCGCGGCAAGCGGATCGTATCTGGTCTTCGTGGTGCCCCTGCTGGTGGAGTCCCTGGCGCGCTGGCGTTCGCGCGTGGATCGCATCTGCGTGGTCGATTGCGACCCCGAAACTCAGGTGGCCCGCGTGCAGCAGCGCAGCGGGCTGACGGAGCCTGACATCCGGCGTATTATGGCGGCACAGGCTGCGCGGGCAAGCCGGTTGGAGGTTGCGGACGACGTCATCATCAACGACGGAACGACATCGCCGGAACAGTTGCGCGCGCAGGCGCTGACCCTGCATGACCGCTGGCTGGCGCTGGCGACCACAACGGGCCGGTAA
- a CDS encoding MdtA/MuxA family multidrug efflux RND transporter periplasmic adaptor subunit, translating into MPDSRPVSPSSRWSRRRVVGLALLVLVVAGIAWVVLRPSAKPGGAGGPGGRPGGRPSMAAAMANAAVPVRIATASQQDIDIYLRSLGTVTAYNTVTVRSRVSGELVEVAFQEGQQVKAGDLLAQVDPRAYQVALDQARGTQMQNLAQLENARRDLQRYQALFKQDSIAKQQVDTQAALVRQYEGAVKSDQANVDNAKLQLDYARITAPISGRLGLRQVDRGNLVSSADTNGLVVITQTQPISVVFTLPETQLPEVRAELAAGKTLTVDAYDRADTRRIATGTLETLDNQIDVTTGTLKLKARFDNADDALFPNQFVNVRLHVLTRKDVTAIPTAAIQQGSAGAFVFLVQPDNTIAVRQVKLGAINSGMVAVNEGLQPGDRVVTEGTDRLRAGAKVEVVGGAEVIPATRDKTLGAGAPAGTTPPSK; encoded by the coding sequence ATGCCCGATAGCCGTCCTGTTTCCCCGTCCTCCCGTTGGAGTCGCCGCCGCGTCGTCGGACTGGCGCTGCTGGTGCTAGTCGTGGCCGGCATCGCCTGGGTGGTGCTGCGGCCCTCGGCCAAGCCGGGCGGAGCGGGCGGGCCTGGCGGTCGGCCCGGCGGCCGGCCTTCCATGGCGGCCGCCATGGCGAACGCGGCGGTTCCGGTGCGGATCGCCACCGCCTCGCAGCAGGACATCGACATCTATCTCAGGTCGCTCGGCACGGTCACCGCCTACAACACGGTCACGGTGAGAAGCCGCGTCAGCGGAGAACTCGTCGAAGTGGCCTTCCAGGAAGGCCAGCAGGTCAAGGCGGGCGATCTGCTGGCGCAGGTGGATCCGCGCGCGTACCAGGTGGCCCTGGACCAGGCGCGCGGCACGCAGATGCAGAATCTGGCGCAGCTGGAAAATGCCCGGCGCGACCTGCAACGCTACCAGGCCCTGTTCAAGCAGGATTCCATCGCCAAGCAGCAGGTCGATACGCAAGCCGCGCTGGTGCGCCAGTACGAAGGCGCGGTCAAGAGCGACCAGGCGAATGTGGACAACGCCAAGCTTCAACTGGACTACGCGCGCATCACGGCGCCGATCAGCGGCCGCCTGGGCCTGCGCCAGGTCGACCGCGGCAACCTGGTGTCCAGCGCGGACACCAACGGCCTGGTGGTGATCACCCAGACCCAGCCGATCTCCGTGGTGTTCACCCTGCCCGAAACGCAGTTGCCCGAAGTGCGCGCCGAGCTCGCGGCCGGCAAGACGCTGACCGTCGATGCCTATGACCGGGCCGATACGCGCCGGATCGCCACGGGCACGCTGGAGACGCTGGACAACCAGATCGACGTCACGACCGGCACGCTGAAGCTGAAGGCCAGGTTCGACAACGCGGACGATGCGCTCTTCCCGAACCAGTTCGTCAACGTGCGGTTGCACGTGCTGACGCGCAAGGACGTCACCGCCATCCCGACGGCGGCGATCCAGCAGGGCTCCGCCGGCGCGTTCGTGTTCCTGGTGCAGCCCGACAACACGATCGCCGTGCGCCAGGTGAAGCTGGGCGCCATCAATAGCGGCATGGTCGCCGTCAACGAAGGCCTGCAACCTGGCGACCGCGTCGTCACCGAAGGCACCGACCGCCTGCGCGCCGGCGCCAAGGTGGAAGTGGTGGGCGGCGCGGAAGTGATCCCCGCCACCCGCGACAAGACGCTGGGCGCGGGCGCGCCGGCCGGCACCACGCCGCCGTCGAAGTAA
- the zapD gene encoding cell division protein ZapD has product MIVYEYPFNERIRAYLRLEYLFDRLFFFAREGDSRQHQVAVTSLFDLLDACERTDVKGAVLQDLERQRVALVGLRDHPGVAQDALEGMLREMEKVASALAAPGKTGQSLRENEWLTSLRGRLSVPGSATQVDMPSYYAWQNKSEAARCADLQAWVAPFIPLYDGLTLALRLLRESGRKTDILAEQGAYQQMLGGKQFQLLRVWLDPTQGAFPEISANKYMIWIRFSTQDGEFKPQQVARDVPFQMTLCSS; this is encoded by the coding sequence GTGATTGTTTACGAATATCCCTTCAACGAGCGCATCCGCGCTTATCTGCGGCTGGAATACCTGTTCGACAGGTTGTTCTTCTTTGCTCGCGAGGGTGACTCACGCCAGCATCAGGTTGCCGTCACTTCCTTGTTCGATCTGCTCGACGCGTGCGAACGCACCGACGTGAAAGGCGCGGTCCTGCAAGACCTGGAGCGCCAGCGCGTGGCGCTGGTCGGGCTGCGCGACCATCCCGGCGTGGCGCAGGATGCGCTGGAAGGGATGCTGCGCGAAATGGAAAAGGTGGCCAGCGCGCTGGCCGCGCCCGGCAAGACCGGGCAGTCCCTGCGCGAAAACGAATGGCTGACCAGCCTGCGCGGCCGTCTGTCGGTGCCGGGCAGCGCCACCCAGGTGGACATGCCGTCCTACTACGCCTGGCAGAACAAATCCGAGGCCGCCCGCTGCGCGGACCTGCAAGCCTGGGTTGCCCCCTTCATTCCCCTCTACGACGGCCTGACCCTGGCGCTGCGCCTGCTGCGCGAATCCGGCCGCAAGACCGATATCCTCGCGGAGCAGGGCGCCTACCAGCAGATGCTGGGCGGCAAGCAGTTCCAGCTGCTGCGCGTGTGGCTGGATCCGACCCAGGGCGCCTTTCCCGAGATCAGCGCCAATAAGTACATGATCTGGATACGTTTTTCCACCCAGGACGGCGAATTCAAGCCCCAGCAGGTGGCGCGCGACGTCCCTTTCCAGATGACACTCTGCAGCTCGTAG
- a CDS encoding DUF3460 family protein: MATNYESEITLFLKDFKQSHPGTEERQREGRARLWDKPQDSELLEGFRAARVPQRPYVYQAD, from the coding sequence ATGGCGACCAACTACGAATCCGAGATCACCCTTTTCCTGAAGGACTTCAAGCAATCGCACCCTGGCACCGAAGAGCGCCAGCGCGAGGGCCGCGCCCGTCTTTGGGACAAACCGCAGGACTCGGAGCTGCTGGAAGGCTTCCGCGCGGCACGTGTGCCGCAACGGCCGTACGTGTATCAGGCAGACTGA
- a CDS encoding response regulator transcription factor, whose product MQSPRPDLEAALSSLTARERQIVDYVAAGRPNKVIAIDLGISLRTVEAHRARIFAKLDAGNAMHLACRLCAHGRSGASPILAARKDGAAPPAKPGPAPCVLHEPSPEYARFLAEQAPPDPDPDAWRTARPK is encoded by the coding sequence ATGCAATCTCCCCGCCCGGACCTGGAAGCTGCCCTGTCATCCCTGACTGCCCGTGAACGGCAGATCGTGGACTATGTGGCGGCTGGCCGGCCCAACAAAGTCATCGCCATCGATTTGGGCATATCGCTGCGCACCGTGGAGGCGCATCGCGCCCGCATCTTCGCCAAGCTGGACGCCGGCAATGCCATGCATCTGGCCTGCCGCCTGTGCGCGCATGGCCGCTCGGGCGCATCGCCCATCCTGGCGGCGCGCAAGGATGGCGCCGCGCCGCCGGCCAAGCCCGGTCCGGCGCCTTGCGTGTTGCACGAGCCCTCGCCGGAATACGCCCGGTTCCTGGCGGAACAGGCGCCGCCCGATCCCGATCCCGATGCCTGGCGCACGGCCCGCCCCAAATGA
- a CDS encoding segregation and condensation protein A yields MVQNPSVPGDALAALVEPSVDSTPDTVDSVAFARLYGEPLFQMPTDLYIPPDALEIFLEAFEGPLDLLLYLIRKQNFNVLDIPMADVTRQYLSYVDQIRITNLELAAEYLLMAAMLIEIKSRMLLPVKKTDTGEEPEDPRAELVRRLLEYEQMKLAAQKLDKMPQLGRDFVSSQAVAELSVERALPEVSVDDLRAAWADIMKRAKLNQHHHITREQLSVRDHMTHILRRLNDVRFMEFGDLFMERVREGAPAAVVVVHFIAMLELARESLLEITQAEPYAPIYVRLAYTSVAAVAA; encoded by the coding sequence ATGGTCCAGAACCCTTCGGTGCCAGGCGATGCCCTGGCCGCGCTAGTGGAACCGTCCGTCGACAGCACACCTGACACCGTCGACAGCGTGGCGTTCGCGCGCCTCTATGGCGAGCCGCTGTTCCAGATGCCGACGGATCTGTACATTCCGCCGGACGCGCTGGAAATCTTCCTTGAAGCGTTCGAAGGGCCGCTGGACCTGCTGCTCTACCTGATCCGCAAGCAGAACTTCAACGTTCTGGACATCCCCATGGCGGATGTCACGCGGCAGTACCTGTCGTATGTGGACCAGATCCGCATCACCAATCTCGAACTGGCCGCAGAGTACCTGCTGATGGCGGCCATGCTGATCGAGATCAAGTCGCGCATGCTGCTGCCGGTCAAGAAGACCGACACCGGCGAAGAGCCGGAAGATCCCCGCGCCGAACTGGTCCGCCGCCTGCTCGAATACGAGCAGATGAAGCTGGCGGCCCAGAAGCTGGACAAGATGCCGCAGCTTGGCCGCGATTTCGTCAGCAGCCAGGCGGTTGCCGAGCTGAGCGTGGAGCGCGCGCTGCCCGAAGTCAGCGTGGACGACCTGCGCGCGGCCTGGGCCGACATCATGAAGCGGGCCAAGCTCAACCAGCACCATCACATCACGCGCGAACAGCTGTCCGTGCGCGATCACATGACGCACATCCTGCGGCGCCTGAACGACGTGCGCTTCATGGAATTCGGCGACCTGTTCATGGAGCGCGTCCGCGAGGGCGCGCCCGCGGCGGTCGTGGTCGTGCATTTCATCGCCATGCTGGAGCTGGCGCGCGAATCCCTGCTGGAGATCACGCAGGCGGAGCCGTATGCTCCCATCTATGTGCGCCTGGCTTACACCAGCGTGGCGGCGGTCGCGGCCTGA
- a CDS encoding prepilin peptidase: MWHVFDLPLGAFIGMAALAGLFTGNWLTVLTHRLPRMMEREWQAQCLDAVGHARPASGYGLLSPASHCPACNTPISRWGRFPVLGWMVLRGRCAACQGAIGWRYPAIELLTCVLFAACAWRFGPTPVALAAMGLSATLVALAWIDFESTLLPDALTQPLVWAGLLVNLFDAFTSVQMAVTGAVAGYVFLWVIFHMFRLLTGREGMGHGDFKLLAALGAWFGVEALPMLLLGASLVGVAIGGALTLSGRASRGQPLPFGPYLALAGLVMLLLGGEQGLLQFMR; encoded by the coding sequence ATGTGGCATGTCTTCGATCTACCCTTGGGCGCCTTCATCGGCATGGCGGCGCTGGCAGGCCTTTTCACCGGCAACTGGCTGACGGTGCTGACGCACCGCCTGCCGCGCATGATGGAACGCGAATGGCAGGCGCAGTGCCTGGATGCCGTCGGCCACGCGCGCCCCGCCAGCGGCTATGGCCTGCTGTCGCCGGCCTCGCATTGCCCCGCATGCAATACCCCCATCAGCCGGTGGGGCCGCTTTCCCGTGCTGGGCTGGATGGTGCTGCGGGGCCGCTGCGCTGCCTGCCAGGGCGCTATCGGCTGGCGCTACCCCGCCATTGAATTGCTGACCTGCGTGCTGTTCGCCGCCTGTGCCTGGCGCTTTGGCCCCACGCCGGTGGCCTTGGCGGCCATGGGCCTGTCGGCCACATTGGTGGCCTTGGCCTGGATCGACTTTGAATCGACGCTGCTGCCCGATGCCCTGACCCAGCCGCTGGTGTGGGCGGGGCTGCTGGTCAATCTGTTCGACGCATTTACGAGCGTGCAGATGGCGGTGACGGGCGCGGTGGCGGGCTACGTCTTCCTGTGGGTTATCTTTCATATGTTCCGTCTGCTGACCGGACGCGAAGGCATGGGCCATGGGGACTTCAAGCTGCTGGCCGCGCTGGGCGCGTGGTTTGGCGTCGAGGCCTTGCCCATGCTGCTGCTGGGCGCTTCGCTGGTGGGCGTGGCGATCGGCGGCGCGCTGACGCTGAGCGGACGCGCCAGCCGCGGGCAGCCTTTGCCGTTCGGGCCTTATCTGGCGCTGGCCGGCCTGGTCATGCTGCTGCTGGGCGGCGAGCAGGGCTTATTGCAGTTCATGCGCTAG